From the Myripristis murdjan chromosome 14, fMyrMur1.1, whole genome shotgun sequence genome, one window contains:
- the ube2g1a gene encoding ubiquitin-conjugating enzyme E2 G1a, which yields MTELQSALLLRKQLAELNKNPVEGFSAGLIEDNDLYRWEVLIIGPSDTLYEGGVFKAHLTFPKDYPLRPPKMKFITDIWHPNVDKNGDVCISILHEPGEDKYGYEKPEERWLPIHTVETIMISVISMLADPNGDSPANVDAAKEWREDRHGVFKKKVTRCVRKSQETAFE from the exons ATGACGGAGCTTCAGTCAGCGCTGTTACTCAGGAAACAGCTCGcag AGCTGAACAAGAACCCAGTGGAGGGCTTCTCGGCAGGCCTGATTGAGGATAATGACCTCTACAGATGGGAAGTTCTAATTATCGGCCCCTCGGACACACTGTA tgaaGGCGGTGTTTTTAAAGCTCATCTGACATTTCCCAAAGACTACCCTCTCAGGCCACCTAAAATGAAATTTATCACAGATATTTGGCACCCTAATG TTGACAAGAATGGAGATGTATGTATTTCTATTTTGCACGAGCCTGGGGAAGATAAGTACGGCTATGAAAAACCAGAAGAGCGCTGGCTGCCCATTCATACAGTGGAAACCATCATGATTAGTGTTATCTCTATGCTGGCAGACCCAAATGGTGACTCACCAGCCAATGTGGATGCTGCA AAAGAGTGGAGGGAGGACAGACATGGAGTATTCAAGAAGAAAGTCACCCGTTGTGTACGAAAGAGCCAAGAGACTGCTTTTGAGTGA